In the Methylophilus sp. 5 genome, one interval contains:
- a CDS encoding PEP-CTERM sorting domain-containing protein — MKQFSKFAVAMAMAVGCTQAFAAASIFVTEPGADGFNIQTVAFNGSSYDITKIVFDFSSTLTGDGSHVVIDGSPFSVSAPAGGTATFFGSGAVFGFDFTSFNSFDVFTFKWDPDSAISGAYGATGLDFIGGTVTAFTTSGLYKGTFELVGNGPDVSAQLSPYVPVPEPLTSASLLAGLGVLGLAGRRRRS, encoded by the coding sequence ATGAAACAATTTAGTAAGTTTGCAGTAGCCATGGCCATGGCAGTCGGATGCACGCAAGCATTTGCGGCGGCTTCGATTTTTGTGACAGAGCCAGGGGCGGATGGGTTTAACATCCAGACCGTTGCATTTAACGGTTCCAGTTACGATATTACTAAAATTGTGTTTGATTTTAGTAGTACCCTCACTGGGGATGGCAGCCATGTCGTCATCGACGGCTCACCATTCTCAGTGAGCGCACCTGCTGGTGGTACGGCCACGTTTTTTGGTAGTGGAGCAGTCTTCGGCTTTGACTTTACCAGCTTCAACTCATTTGATGTCTTTACTTTCAAATGGGATCCAGACTCTGCCATTAGCGGCGCTTATGGCGCGACCGGTCTGGATTTTATTGGCGGAACCGTGACTGCGTTTACAACCAGCGGCTTGTATAAAGGCACATTTGAGTTGGTGGGTAACGGGCCAGATGTTTCAGCCCAGTTGTCACCTTATGTGCCTGTGCCAGAGCCACTCACCAGCGCAAGCTTGCTGGCGGGCCTTGGCGTATTAGGGTTGGCTGGTCGCCGTCGTCGATCATAA